One window of the Trifolium pratense cultivar HEN17-A07 linkage group LG2, ARS_RC_1.1, whole genome shotgun sequence genome contains the following:
- the LOC123904125 gene encoding uncharacterized protein LOC123904125, protein MPEDDFDPDYRAWHRCTQLISSWIFNSVSPSIAQSVIFMENAIDIWNDLHERFSQGDLICISELKQEIYALKQENRSVTDLYSDLKTLWEELELYLPIASCTCRQHCTCEAMCYILLMEPLPPINKVFSLVIQHERQGNFSDVDDSKILVNAAKSGKFSSGSEASSRNCSYDGKGNHVVENCFKKNGVPTHMKKFSSANSAAVEGSTNDSIAVTPPSISQDQCDRLMSLLQNSNLTPNSKSASSNQLIPPHLDLTQYQGK, encoded by the exons ATGCCGGAAGATGATTTTGATCCTGATTATCGTGCTTGGCACCGTTGCACTCAACTGATTTCATCTTGGATCTTCAACTCTGTTTCTCCGTCCATTGCTCAATCGGTCATATTCATGGAAAACGCCATTGATATTTGGAATGATCTTCACGAACGTTTTTCCCAAGGTGATTTGATTTGCATTTCTGAATTGAAACAAGAGATTTACGCTTTGAAACAAGAAAATCGCTCTGTAACTGATTTATACTCCGATCTCAAGACTCTTTGGGAAGAATTGGAATTGTATCTTCCAATTGCCTCATGTACTTGCCGTCAGCATTGCACTTGTGAGGCTATGTGTTAT ATCTTGCTCATGGAACCTCTTCCTCCAATCAACAAAGTTTTTTCTCTGGTAATTCAACACGAACGTCAAGGTAATTTCTCTGACGTTGATGATTCTAAGATCTTGGTTAATGCTGCAAAATCTGGAAAATTTTCTTCTGGTTCCGAAGCTTCTTCTCGCAATTGTTCTTACGATGGAAAGGGCAATCATGTTGTCGAAAATTGCTTCAAAAAGAATGGTGTTCCAACACACATGAAGAAGTTTTCATCTGCCAACAGTGCTGCAGTTGAGGGAAGCACTAATGATTCAATTGCAGTCACTCCTCCATCTATCTCTCAAGATCAGTGTGATAGGCTCATGTCACTCCTTCAGAATTCAAACCTTACACCAAATTCTAAATCTGCAAGCTCCAATCAG CTCATCCCCCCTCATTTAGATTTGACACAATATCAAGGAAAATGA